Proteins encoded by one window of Macaca fascicularis isolate 582-1 chromosome 10, T2T-MFA8v1.1:
- the LOC141407780 gene encoding uncharacterized protein codes for MIPAPGTADVLILPGLHTSGQIQGQGTQTHLSTEEHQGPTMDESAGYHVAILENKARNFPTQALSLSPVLKAAVNMEVALESRREGCWPWEPLSSGSVQVGSCGPRPVCKLGLQASPSIFHPKTASLYPAALQVNRQLLARRSQILFSRVSLEQNAVPDPAHCFPESCPDKPHVGWLLAGPLGLNPKGQQGHAPADGGPMRASPGAAWARCGASAGQGRGGKSSPAQPASGVKQVIPLRPAGAGASLLPAGSHLREQHWGRSRAVGTGPSSPGRRSRPGSRWGRLRPPGVPARAPRPLAIHLPPTPHSPAHTVPAASPGAGRHRLCRSPAGPRGAGDSAPPPLLLLPLPLPPPPPPPPPLHPPASAAAPPPASSPPPSAAAAAAAAPGPRPARCPSQSPAPRPARTALKSPQPGRPRCPSQPLGTALPPPARRPPRREGGRASGRGASGREQRTAGARGAGGPAKVPSSSPPRASAFTSGSGDARPATRLCLSPAHGPGPGPEVQLRTGQWTQSWGPGGSRPLDASGPGWPRSRRRARTLAGKHRRTLTRHTLAPACPRWRVETDVGFAQELETREGSEPEPCNSPRSANTRLPLLKASRSPPTAHICHWRGRRRPRPRGSIAGQTELPVRAPELPEKLTWAQVKIAAVAQKWPGSSKEKRNRLLPKGEEFDSRGCCLPRFPLSLAPQKRPEGDRPDAGGQRASREPTSSCRTHSRVAC; via the exons ATGATCCCAGCTCCTGGCACAGCCGACGTGCTAATTCTTCCAG GGCTACACACGTCTGGCCAGATTCAAGGGCAGGGGACACAGACCCACCTCTCAACAGAGGAGCATCAAGGTCCTACCATGGATGAGTCTGCAGGGTACCATGTGGCCATCCTGGAAAACA AGGCGAGAAATTTTCCAACTCAGGCTCTGTCCTTGAGCCCTGTGCTCAAAGCCGCCGTCAACATGGAGGTTGCCCTGGAGTCCAGGAGGGAAGGCTGCTGGCCCTGGGAGCCCCTCTCATCAGGCAG CGTGCAGGTGGGAAGCTGCGGACCGAGGCCAGTGTGCAAACTAGGATTGCAGGCTTCCCCTTCCATCTTCCACCCCAAGACGGCATCTCTCTACCCTGCTGCCCTCCAAGTGAACCGGCAGCTTCTGGCGCGCAGGAGCCAGATCCTGTTCAGCCGCGTTTCCCTGGAACAGAACGCGGTGCCTG ATCCGGCCCACTGCTTCCCCGAGTCCTGCCCGGACAAGCCCCACGTGGGCTGGCTTCTAGCCGGTCCCTTGGGTCTAAACCCCAAGGGTCAACAAGGCCATGCCCCTGCGGACGGTGGGCCCATGCGCGCTTCCCCCGGGGCCGCCTGGGCTCGGTGTGGCGCGTCCGCGGGTCAGGGGCGCGGCGGGAAGTCCTCGCCCGCCCAGCCAGCCAGCGGGGTCAAACAGGTCATCCCCCTGCGGCCGGCCGGCGCCGGAGCCTCCCTCCTGCCTGCAGGGTCCCACCTCCGCGAGCAGCACTGGGGCCGGAGCCGGGCGGTCGGGACCGGCCCCAGCTCACCTGGGCGGCGCTCGCGGCCGGGCTCACGCTGGGGAAGGCTCCGGCCGCCGGGAGTCCCCGCCCGAGCCCCGCGTCCCCTAGCCATCCACCTGCCCCCCACGCCCCACTCACCAGCGCACACGGTCCCGGCGGCCTCACCAGGCGCGGGGCGCCACCGCCTCTGCCGCAGCCCGGCCGGGCCGCGGGGCGCAGGGGACTccgcgccgccgccgctgctgctgctgccgctgccgctcccgccgccgccgccgccgccgccgccgctgcatCCCCCGGCGAGCGCggctgctcctcctcctgcctcctccccgccccccagcgccgccgccgctgccgccgccgcccccggcccCCGCCCCGCGCGCTGCCCAAGCCAAAGTCCGGCTCCGCGCCCCGCCCGGACCGCTCTTAAATCGCCCCAGCCCGGCCGGCCGCGCTGCCCCAGCCAGCCCCTTGGCACGGCGCTGCCGCCACCTGCCCGCCGGCCTCCGCGCAGGGAAGGCGGGCGCGCTTCGGGGCGGGGAGCGTCGGGCCGGGAGCAGCGGACGGCGGGGGCCCGGGGCGCGGGGGGCCCAGCCAAGGTGCCCTCCTCTAGCCCTCCGCGCGCGAGCGCTTTTACCTCCGGCTCGGGGGACGCGCGGCCCGCGACCCGGCTCTGCCTGTCCCCGGCGcacggccccggccccggccccgaaGTCCAGCTCCGGACGGGGCAGTGGACGCAGAGCTGGGGTCCCGGCGGCTCTCGGCCTCTGGATGCCTCCGGACCCGGCTGGCCGCGCTCCCGGCGCCGAGCGCGCACCCTCGCCGGGAAACACAGACGCACACTCACCCGACACACTCTCGCTCCCGCTTGCCCTCGGTGGAGAGTTGAAACAGATGTGGGATTCGCCCAGGAGCTGGAAACGAGGGAGGGAAGCGAGCCAGAgccgtgt AACTCGCCCCGGTCTGCAAACACTCGACTGCCTTTGCTGAAAGCCTCGCGCTCGCCTCCAACCGCACACATTTGCCATTGGAGAGGCCGGCGCCGGCCGCGACCCCGCGGCTCAATCGCAGGGCAAACCGAGCTGCCCGTGCGCGCCCCAGAGCTCCCCGAGAAACTAACTTGGGCTCAAGTGAAAATAGCAGCTGTTGCCCAGAAATGGCCCGGGAGtagcaaagaaaagagaaaccgGCTTCTTCCGAAAGGGGAGGAATTCGACTCAAGGGGGTGCTGTCTACCGCGGTTTCCGCTGTCCCTCGCGCCACAGAAGAGGCCGGAGGGGGACCGGCCTGACGCGGGTGGGCAAAGAGCGAGCAGAGAACCCACCAGCAGCTGCAGAACACACAGCCGAGTTGCTTGCTAA